GCTCCGCAACGCCCGCATCCCAAGGTTCGGCCTATCATCTACAACTCCTGGGAAGCGACGGAGATGAATGTGGATGAACCGGGGCAAGTTGCCCTGGCAGAGAAGGCGGCAGCTCTCGGGGTCGAACGTTTTGTGATGGACGACGGCTGGTTTGGCCAGCGCAAGGACGACCACGCCGGGCTGGGTGACTGGTACGTGAACCCGCAGAAGTTTCCCCATGGACTCGGGCCGCTGATCGACCGCGTGCACGCGCTTGGCATGGACTTTGGGCTATGGGTGGAGCCGGAGATGGTGAATCCGGACAGCGACCTCTATCGCAAACATCCTGATTGGGTGATCGGTTTTAACGGGCGCCCGCGCACCGAGGGGCGAAACCAGCTCGTGCTGAATCTGGCCCGTCCAGATGTGCGGGAATACGTCTACAACTTCCTCGACAAGATCCTTACGGACAACCAGATCGCCTTCCTCAAGTGGGACTACAACCGCAACTGGTCCGAGCCGGGATGGCCCGCGGTCGCGCCGGAAGAGCAGCAGCAGATCTATGTGAAATACGTGCAGAACCTGTATTCCATTCTGGACGAACTGCGGGCAAAGCATCCCGGCGTCGAGATCGAATCCTGCTCTGGCGGCGGCGGCCGCGTGGATCTCGGCATCCTCGCGCGCACCGATGAGGTGTGGACGTCGGATAACACGGACCCGTTCGACCGCCTCTCGATTCAGCATGGATTTACACAGGCCTATGCGCCGGAATTCATGATGGCCTGGGTGACCGATTCGCCGCACTGGCTGAACCGGCGGACGACTTCGATCGAGTATCGCTTTCTGTCGTCCATGCAGGGATCGCTTGGCATTGGCGCAAATCTCAATCGCTGGCAGCCGGCGGATTTTGCGGCGGCCAAGTCGATGATCGCAGCGTACAAGGATGTGCGCGAGACGGTGCAGCATGGCTCGCTCTATCGCCTGATCTCGCCGCTGAATAGCAGCGAGGCATCTGCGACCGAGTCCGTTGCTCAGGATGGAAACCAGGCGGTCGTCTTCGCGCTGCTCCACTCAAGCCAGTTCGGCAACACCTTTCCGACGCTGTATCTGCGGGGGCTCGATTCGCAGGCAAATTATCGGATCGATCTGCTGTACGGGAAGCTCCTAGGTCCCGGCCCGGTTACAGCGACCGGGGCCTACTGGATGTCGCACGGCGCTGACCTGGATCTTCGTGGAGACTACCAGGCAGCGGCGTTCAAACTCACGCGCCTGCAGTAAGGAAAGAAGAGAGCCCTGCACGGCGATCCGTCCTGCAGGGCTCTCGTGCTTTCAGATGAATGCTAGGAGGACACCGCGACGGCCATCTCCATCTCCGCATAGGGAAGCATCGCGGCGCCCAGCAATCCCGACTCCGGGCCGAGCAGAGCGGGAACGATCTGGGTGCGTGAATGTGCAACTTTGGGCTATCAGATTTCTCTTCATTCACCAACAAGGAGAAAGACCGATGAAAACGCTTGCTCTTATAGTGGCTCTCTTCGCCGCTGTCTCTGGCTGGGCACAAAATGGGAGTCCAGATGGAGCACGGCCCGGAGGTGCCCAACCGCCGACCGAGGCTCTCAATGGGAAACACAGGAATAGTTCCGGACCTCTTGCTTGGGTAAGCTCCGACATCAACCCTAAGACCCTCTTCTGGATTCAGGGAAGGTTCGTGCCCGCTGCTGATTCCAACTATCAGGGCCATGCAGAGGTTGTAACTATCCTGTGTTCGATTCGCGAATACGAATGCCTCGAAATTGAGAGCACTAGCCCGCTCGTCCGCGGTGAACAGGTCTGGATTGCAGATTTCAAGCCCGCCAGCTGGGACAATACAGGGATTCTGGCAACCACCCGCTCGCTCGACGGCTGCACGGACGAAACGCTGAAAATCCATTTCTCTCCACCGTCCGTGGTCTTAATCAACTCGCCCGTGCTACCGACGTCCGAGAATTGCAAAAAAGTCAACAACTCGTGGGATACACTTCTGCGCAAAAGCGGCAGCGGGATAGCGGCACAGATGGAGGAGGATATGCTTGTCCCTACGCGGGGGCCGTTTCCATTTCAGGATATCGATTCTGAAGTCGAGAGAGTTCCTACATCTGCTCTGCAGAAGAAGCCTTGATCGTCCTTCGTGCGGCCGGACAGCAAGACAGTGCTTGATGGTCTGCTCTATCAACGGGAGGCATAAGGCCGAAAGAAGAGAGCCCTGCGCGGCGATCCGTCCTGCAGGGCTTTCGTGTTCTCAGGTGAATGCTAGGAGGACACCGCGACGGCCATCTCCATCTCCGCATAGGGAAGCATCGCGGCGCCCAGCAATCCCGACTCTGGGCCGAGCAGAGCGGGAACGATCTGGGTACGTTGTGGATCGACGTCCTCTTCGTTGCGGGGGGCTGTGAGCCGGTAGATATAGCTATCGCGCAGAAGGACGGAAAACATGGTTGGCGCAAACAGATGCCAGGAGCTTGCCAGCCCACCACCGATGACATACAGGGGAAGATTCAATGTATTCACCAGATGGGAGAGGCTGATACCGAGGAATTTGCCCACCTTGACGTATACCTGACGAGCACCCTCATCTCCAGCGTCTGCCAGTTGCGCGACGTTGTGTGCCGAGATAGATCCAGTAGTAGCAAGGATGCGGGCAATTTCTTCCGACTGTCCGGCTTCGGCTGCTTCCTTTGCCATTCGGGAGACGGCGGTAGCGGAGGCATACTGCTCCAGGCACCCTCGTCCACCGCAGCCGCATAAAGGGCCGTCATACTCCAGCGGGCCATGGCCTGCTTCTCCGGCCATCCCGGCCATTCCATGCCACACTCGCCGATTGAGGATGATTCCGTTGCCGACGCCGGTTCCCAGGGTTAGCATGCAGAGGGAGTTGACTCCGCGCTGCTTGCCGGAGCCGTGAAAAAGCTCGGCCAGGGCCGCGGCATTGGCGTCATTCTCAATGATGACAGGCATGCCCAGCACCTTTTCAATCTCGATCTTGAGTTCAAAACCGTCCCATCCAGGAAAATTCGGCAGGTGGTAGAGTTTGCCGGAGGGTAGCTGCAGCGGACCGGGGCTGCCTACGCCGACGCCCACCAGTTCCAATCTGCCCCGCAGCTTGCGTGCGATTTCGTGGATTGCGTTGCACATGTCCTGTACAACGGCATACTTTCCCGCCTCAAGCCGGGTCGGGATCGCGACGCTTTCGAGCCTCTCCTGAGCCCTTGTATACGCTGCGATCCGCAGGTTTGTGCCACCAAGATCTACCCCAATTGAAAAGCTATTCATAGAAAGCCTTTTGCTTCTGCCAGACTATTAGTTTTTTAACTGCCCATTAGACAGCATATTCCTCATATATGACTTTTTAATGAGAAGGCGCGGGGCCTTTTCATCGTCTTCTGACCCGCAAGCTAAGCCAAAAGCACTTTCTATTCATCGGCGTGACTGGCAAGGACGATGACGCCGTCACGAGGCGGTAGAGAGATGCTTTCGCTAGTTGCGCAGCTATTGAGGAGTTGTTCCGTTAATTGTAAGTCCTGCGCCGGAAGCGAATGGAAGACAGGTGGAAACCGGGGGAGAAACTGGGGTTCGCTGCGGGAAGGGTGATAAAGCAGGTCCTTCGCTTCGCTCAGGATGACAACCTGGCGGGCGGAAACCGGAAGAGAACGCTTCGCTCAGGATGACAAACAAGGGGGCAGTGAGTTTCCGCGGCGGTGGGAAGCAGGTCCTTCGCTTCGCTCAGGATGACAAACAAGGCGGGAGGAAACTGGAAGAGAAAACCAGGGGAGAAATCTGGGGGAGAAAACTGGGAGGTCTAGAATGGTTCCGATTTTGGTTTATCCAGCAAGTGGAGGCTGTAAATGTCGAATTCAAAACCAGTTTCTGCGATCCCGCGGAAGATTCTCTCTCCGATTGACTTCAGCGCTCCTTCGACGACTGCTCTTGCCACGGCTACGGATCTTGCCAGGCATTTCCATGCAGAACTCGTCCTGGTTCACGTGATACCCATGCTGCCGCCGGTGAGCGGCGCGGACTTCTTTAAGGAAACCGAGTATATGCGCGAGTTGCAGCGGGATGCGGAAGGGAGGCTCCGTGCCATGCTTGCGCCCATTCTTGCCAGCGGAGTCACGGCGGAATCCGTCGTCGCCGTCAGCGGAGATACCGCTGGAGAGATTCTGCGTGTCGCAACCGCCAAGGATATCGACATGATCGTTATTGCAACCCACGGCATGACCGGATGGCGTCCGATGATTTTTGGCTCAATTGCAGAGAAGGTCGTGAAGCTGGCGCACTGTCCCGTGCTCGTGATCCGTGCGCCCAACGCTTGATCGCCTGGGCCCGCCGTTTCCGGTTATTGTCCCGGTAATCGGTAACCTGGGTTAGCAGAGACCTGCGAGTGCATCAGGGGGGCCTGCGCGTTTCCTTCTCAGGCCCCTTGCAGTACGTGGAGCGTCGTTGCTTTCTTCAGGCTTGCGGCTGGCTGGTGATAGCCCTTCGGCACATAGGAGCAGCAGGGCTCTTCGGAATGCGGGTTTCCCGTTAGAGCATAGGCCCGCGACCGGGATCCGCCGCAGATCTCCTTAAACTCGCACGCGCCGCATTTCCCCTCCAACTGGGAGGTGTCCCGCAGGCTCTTGAACAGCGGCGAATCGCGGTAGATCGTCGCCAGACTCTGCTGGCGGATGCTCCCGGCAGACATAGGCAGAAATCCGCTGGGGAAGACCTCTCCCTTGTGGGAAATAAATACGAATCCCTTGCCGTCGTTCAAGCCGCGAGGAGCGCGCCCAATAGTGTCCAGTGCTTTTGCGTGATCCTCGGAGTCGCTCACTCCCGCCTTCCGTTCGCGCACGCGCTGTTGCAGGGCATAGCGTCTGAAATGCTGCGCTTCTGTGGTTTTGATATCAAAGGACGCCGTCTTGGAGAGGCTGTAGAGTCTTGCGAAGACCTCCTCGAATTCATCGGCGCTCAACAGGTCGTTCAGCTTTCCGCGTCCGGTGGGCACCAGGAAGAACACACTCCAGAGAGTGATCTTCAGGTGCTCCATCAGACTCACGATCGCGTCGATTTCTCCAATATTGCGGCGGCTGAACGTGGTGTTGATCTGTACCGGCAGGCCGATTTCGTTGGCCCAGCGAATGGCATCGAGCGTGCGCGCGAACGACCCTGACATTCCCCGAAATGCATCGTGCGTTTCTGCGCTGGCGCCATCCATGCTGACGGCAAGCCTTGCCAATCCTGCTTCTTTCAGGCGAACAATGATCTCCCGGGTCAACAGGGGGGTTGCGCTCGGCGTCAGGGATACGCGGACACCCACCTCCCGCGCATGGCGGATGAGCTCGAAGAGATCCGGCCGCTTGATCGGATCGCCGCCCGTGAGCACGAAGACCGGAACCTGCAGGCTCGCGATCTGGTCGATCAACTGCTTCCCCTCTTCGGTCGTCAACTCGGAGGGATGGCGTTCGGGCTGCGCCGAGGCGCGGCAGTGGACGCAAGCCAGATCGCAGGCTTGGGTAACCTCCCATATAGCTATGAATGGGCGCTCATCAAAGTTGGTGGTATGCATCAGCGGGTTCATATCCACCATAAGACTGCGATCTGCGCTGCCGCGCAGTGACCAAAGTCGCACACTGATAGAATTTGCGGGTGAGCGCTGAACGCATGGATCTGGCTGCCGTCCTGCAAAGGACACCTTTATTGTCGAGTCTGTCTCCTGCCGAGCTGGGATCGCTGGCCGCCCGGACGGTGAGGAAGTTGCTGAGTGCAGGGGAGTTGATCTTCTCCGAAGGCGAGCCCTGCAACGGATTGCACATCATCGCTCGCGGAAAGGTCAGGATCTTCAAGACCTCCGTGAGCGGACGCGAGCAGGTGCTTGCTGTGAATGGTGCGGGCGAATCCATTGCCGAGCTGCCCGTCTTTGATGGCGGCCCTTTTCCCGCCTCCGCGGTCGCGTTGGAGGATACCGAGATCGCTTTTATCTCTCGCCGCGATTTTCAGGCATTTTGCCGGGAGCACCCCGAGGTTGCCCTGAAGGTGCTTGCCGTCGTCGGTGGCAGATTGCGACGCCTGGTCGGCATTATTGAAGAGCTGTCTTTTACTACGATTCGCCAGCGTCTCGTCTCTGCCCTGGTGCGCTTGGCCGAGAGCGAAGGCAGAAAGACCGCTCGCGGTATCGAGTTCCTTCTTCCTGCCAGCCATCAGGAATTGGCGAATCAACTCGGAACTGTGCGTGAGCTGGTTTCGCGCAACCTTACCCGTTTGCACGCGGAAGGGCTACTCGATGTAGATGCAAGGCAGATCATTGTGAAGGATCTGAAGGGGCTCCACTCACTGCTGGATGGTTCCCAGTAATTCCAGCAATCCTGAGTGACATAAGTTACTGCTGAGAACCAGGCATCCGGCTACGGTTGTAAGTGGAGAGCATCTTATGTCCGCCACTGTTATGTCCGCCACTGCCACGCAAACGCTTCGCGAGATCGCCGCTGAACAGCCATCCGCCGTGAATCTCTTCGCGCGATTCGAGATCGATCTATGTACGCTCGCAGATAAGTCGCTCGCTGAGGCCTGCTCCGAACTAAGCCTCTCGCTCGACCAGCTCTTGCAGAAACTGGACGAGGCGAAAGCTACGGAAAACGGCACCGCTGCCGCTATCGATCCATCCACGCTCTCCCTGACGCGCCTCATCCAGCACATCGTACGCAGACATCATCAGGGCGTTCGGCAAGAGCTTCCGGAACTCCTTCGGATGGCGCACAAGCTGGTGGAAAGGCGCGCGGAGGATTCTCCCGAGTTGAGGCAGATCGAACAGTTGATTGAACAACTGCACAGGGGCTTGCTCAAGCACATCGGCAAGGAGGAGCAGGTCCTCTTCCCAGTGATTGCCGACATGGAAGAGAACTCGACACTTGGCTCCCCCTCTCTGCACTCCCACTTCAAAACGCTGACTCACCCTGTCTTTGTGATGGCGCAGGAGCATGAATTCACCAGCGCCGTGTATGCCGAGATGCGAAGAGCGACGAAAGACTTCGAACTACCCGCCGGAGCGTGCACAACCCATCAGGCGCTGTTCGAAGGCTTGCGCCGATATGAAGTCAATCTGCGAGAGCATATCCGCCTGGAAAATGACTTTCTGTTTCCGCGCGCAATCGCTATGGAAACAGAGCTGCAAGGCCGGAGGTAGCCGTGACCGCAACAGAGCAATCCACTCGAAGCGTACCAGGCGAGCAGGAAAACGTCGCCCTGGCTGCAATCGTTCGCGAACGGCGCAAGAGCCTGATGCTGCGCGCGTGGATCGTGAGCGGGCTCTTCTTTATGGCGCTGCCGGGAACGCTTATGGGCTTCTCGAACTTGCTGGCGATCAGCTCCCATCACGGGCTCGCGTCGCTGCCAGCCTCGTGGATTGAAGGCCACGGGCATGCGCAGGTCTTTGGCTGGATTGGAAGCTTCATCCTCGGCATTGGCTTCTATTCGCAGCCATCCAAGGCACAGCCCACAAATAGGATTCCGCTGACGTCTTTTGTATTGTGGACCTCAGGGGTAGCACTGCGATGGGTGGGGAACATCTACGGCTGGCATTGGCGAATTCTGCTGCCGGTGTCGGCTGCCTTTGAATTTCTCGCGGTGCTTCTGTTTCTGAAGGCGGCACTGCAACACAAGCTTCCCGATGCGGAGGCCGGCAAACCGCGCGAATCCAGGATGGAAGTGTGGATGATTTCCGTCATGGTCGGGACCGCAGGGCTGGTTGCATCGGTTATCTTCAATCTCATCGAATGTGTTCAGCTTGCGATTCAAGGTTCCCTGCGTTCCTTTCCTCATGCTCTCGACCAGAAATACCTGGTGCTTCTGGGGTGGGGATTCCTGGTTCCATTTGTCTGGGGATTCTCCGCACGCTGGCTGCCCACTTTTCTGGCGCTTGCGAAACCCAATGCTTCCGGATTGAAGTTGGCTCTGTTTCTTGACCTCGCTGGTGTGCTATGCGGCGCAAGCGGCTGGACACCCCTTGCGACGATTCTGCTGGCCACAAGCGCGATTGTCGTATGTGCTGCGCTTCATCTCGCCGAGCGACCCAGGGGACACGCAAAGGTGCAGGGAATCCATCCAAGTTTTCCGGTGTTTATCCGCATCGCGTATGGCTGGCTGGTGATCGCAGGCGGGCTGAGTGTTGTGGCTGCATTCGCTGACCATCACGGCGGTTTCTGGGGTGCCTCCCGCCATGCACTTACGGTTGGATTCGCCGCCACGATGGTCTTCGCCATCGGGCCGCGCATTCTTCCTCACTTCGGTGGCGTCTATGCGATCTTCAGCAAGCGCCTCATGTTTCTCAGCCTTCTTCTGGTGCAGACAGGATGCACGCTCCGCGTGTCCTCCGAGTCGCTGGCGTATGAAGGGCTGGCCTCCTTCGGATGGAAGGTCCTGCCTCTCTCCGGAGTTCTGGAACTGACCGCAGTGCTTCTCTTTGCGATCAATCTTTCACTTACTTTCCTGGCGGGCCGCTCTACCTTTGCGCAGAACAGTTCTCAGCAAGCAAAGGTTGCTTAGAGCAGCCTGCCTGTTGCTGGTATCGCGACATAGCAAGCAACCGGAGCAGACCTTTCGTCTCAATATATATCGTGATACGATATATCAACGATGACGAAGATAGATGAAGAGAATGCGTGCTCGGCTCAGCAACTCCAGGTGCTTGCTGAGTTCCGTCACGAACTGCGGAGGTTTTTGCACTTCAGCGAACAGGCAGCGGCTGAGGTAAACCTTCAGCCCCAGCAACATCAGCTTCTGTTGCAAATTGCGGGTGCGCCGGAGGGAGTGGCGCCAACCGTGGCTTATGCAGCAGAGCGCCTCGGGCTTCGCCACAACAGTGTGGTGGAGTTGAGCAATCGCTGTGAAGAGGCTGGTCTGATCGTTCGCCGTCAGGATCCGCAGGATCATCGCTGCGTATTGCTCTGTCTAACTCCGCACGGGCAGCACATCCTCGCGGATCTATCTGCACACCACGCGCGTGAGCTAAACGAATTTGGTCCCCGTCTCATCCAGGCTTTAAAGCGCATTCAGGCGATGGACAAGCCGAATCTGAAAAACACAAAAAAGGCGAGCGCATGAGATCTGAGCCTTCAGTACTACGTGACTTTACGGTCGACGGACGGGTTTGGATTATCTCGGCCATCGCTATCGTGATTGGTGCAGGAGCCACTCTTCTGGCGGTTGTGCTCTTGCGATTGATTGGCCTCGCAACCAATCTCTTCTATTTCCATCGCTTCAGTACGGCGCTGGTATCTCCCGCTGGCAGCCCGCTTGGCTATTGGATGGCAGTGGTTCCAGTGATTGGTGGTCTCTTGGTTGGACTGATGGCCCGCTATGGCTCGGAGAAAATTCGCGGCCATGGAATTCCTGAGGCGATTGAAGCGATCCTTCTGCATCGGGCCCGCGTGGACCCGAAGATCGCGATCCTCAAGCCAATCTCTGCTGCAATCGCTATTGGCTCAGGAGGACCGTTCGGTGCGGAAGGCCCAATCATTATGACGGGCGGAGCCTTCGGCTCACTGGTTGCCCAATGGATCCATCTGACCGATGCCGAGCGGACAACGCTGCTGGTGGCGGGCGCGGCGGCGGGTATGTCGGCTACTTTTGAGACTCCTCTTGCCGCGACCATGCTGGCGGTGGAGCTGCTGCTGTTTGAATGGCGACCGCGCAGCCTTGTACCCGTCGCACTTGCGAGCGCCGTCGCCGCAATCCTGCGAGTCCACTGGCTGGGTGCTGGGCCTTTATTTCAAATGCCGGCGATCCATGGCGTTCGCACGGTTTCCGTTGCTATTGGAGCGCTCCTGCTTGGCATGATTGTCGGGCTCGCAGCCGCTGTTCTAAGCCGCATCATGTACGGATTTGAAGATCTGTTTGGCGCAATGCGCGTGCATTGGATGTGGTGGCCTGCGATTGGCGCAGTTGGCATCGGCATTGGTGGGCTATTCTTTCCGCGCGGTCTTGGCGTGGGCTACGACAATATTGCCGAGTTGCTGCGAGGGAACGCATCGACGGGTCTGATAGTAGGCATCCTCCTTGCGAAGTCCCTCATGTGGGCGTTCTCGCTCGGGTCCGGAACCTCTGGCGGTGTGCTGGCTCCGCTGCTCATGATCGGCGGCGCAATTGGCGCTATGGCTGGACATTTTGCGCATGCCACCACTGAGGCGCAGGCATTCTGGGCCCTGCTGGGTATGGGAGCGATGCTGGCGGGCTCGCTGGGTGTGCCAATTACCGCGATGCTCTTCAGCCTGGAACTGACGCATTGTTTACCGGCGTTGATGCCGCTGATGCTGGCCTGCATCGCAGCGTACCTGGTGACGGCACTGGTGATGCCGCGCTCCATCCTGACTGAAAAACTCAGCCGACGAGGGTATCACCTGACGCGCGAATATGGCGTCGATCCGTTAGAGCTGATTATCGTGCGGGAATTGATGACAGAGATCCAGGCGCCCGAGAGCGCCGACACAAATGATCTTCCCGAGCAGTACGTATACGCGGATACTACCTGCCGCGGCGTTGCGGAACAAATGGCGACGGAAGGAGTGACCCGCCTGCCGGTGGTCGACCGCATGACACATGCCGTGTGTGGCACGGTTACGCTTGAAGACCTTCTCCTGGGGCGTCGCAAAGCGGTGACGCGGGAGCAGGAGCGCCTTCGCCTCTTCGGGAGCCTTGTTCCGGCGAAGGACGAGTAATCCAGGAACCTCCTCCTTCGCCGTTGTGCTGCCTATCGACCAGAAAACTGCTACTTCTGCTGCTACAAATCTGTTGTGTGCTCCACGGCGAAAAGAGTATCTACCACAACCCATCCATAAAGGAGCGTATGCGACGCTAAAGATTCTTCCTGTGACTTAAGTCCCTGCATCGCTGCCAGCCTACGTTTTATGTTGCAGATAGCACTGGCAACGAGCAACCTTTATGATCTGCATCAACACCTCTT
This window of the Acidisarcina sp. genome carries:
- a CDS encoding NnrS family protein gives rise to the protein MTATEQSTRSVPGEQENVALAAIVRERRKSLMLRAWIVSGLFFMALPGTLMGFSNLLAISSHHGLASLPASWIEGHGHAQVFGWIGSFILGIGFYSQPSKAQPTNRIPLTSFVLWTSGVALRWVGNIYGWHWRILLPVSAAFEFLAVLLFLKAALQHKLPDAEAGKPRESRMEVWMISVMVGTAGLVASVIFNLIECVQLAIQGSLRSFPHALDQKYLVLLGWGFLVPFVWGFSARWLPTFLALAKPNASGLKLALFLDLAGVLCGASGWTPLATILLATSAIVVCAALHLAERPRGHAKVQGIHPSFPVFIRIAYGWLVIAGGLSVVAAFADHHGGFWGASRHALTVGFAATMVFAIGPRILPHFGGVYAIFSKRLMFLSLLLVQTGCTLRVSSESLAYEGLASFGWKVLPLSGVLELTAVLLFAINLSLTFLAGRSTFAQNSSQQAKVA
- a CDS encoding alpha-galactosidase: MSLKSYCRAIRIVLVLFFSLPVLPLPSMAQGGDSVQYNSQSRIFRLDAAGVTYALGVNERGELQPVYWGQRLGEKDALAPAHSMREAASFDLATTTTPQEFPGWGAGLYTEPSLKVTFPDGNRDLVLHYVSHAIHGNALEIVLKDISREVYVNLRYQIDPATGVLGRSATIENRTKDPLTVQQAASAAWTLPRAPEYTLNYLTGRWGAEFSLQREKIRPGQRVLESRRGSTGHQNNPWFAVSRGETQEESGDVWFGALAWSGSWRITVEQTQLEEVRITGGYNPFDFGYRLAPAEKLATPVFYAGYTHSGMGEASRLMHRFELAQIAPQRPHPKVRPIIYNSWEATEMNVDEPGQVALAEKAAALGVERFVMDDGWFGQRKDDHAGLGDWYVNPQKFPHGLGPLIDRVHALGMDFGLWVEPEMVNPDSDLYRKHPDWVIGFNGRPRTEGRNQLVLNLARPDVREYVYNFLDKILTDNQIAFLKWDYNRNWSEPGWPAVAPEEQQQIYVKYVQNLYSILDELRAKHPGVEIESCSGGGGRVDLGILARTDEVWTSDNTDPFDRLSIQHGFTQAYAPEFMMAWVTDSPHWLNRRTTSIEYRFLSSMQGSLGIGANLNRWQPADFAAAKSMIAAYKDVRETVQHGSLYRLISPLNSSEASATESVAQDGNQAVVFALLHSSQFGNTFPTLYLRGLDSQANYRIDLLYGKLLGPGPVTATGAYWMSHGADLDLRGDYQAAAFKLTRLQ
- a CDS encoding chloride channel protein, encoding MRSEPSVLRDFTVDGRVWIISAIAIVIGAGATLLAVVLLRLIGLATNLFYFHRFSTALVSPAGSPLGYWMAVVPVIGGLLVGLMARYGSEKIRGHGIPEAIEAILLHRARVDPKIAILKPISAAIAIGSGGPFGAEGPIIMTGGAFGSLVAQWIHLTDAERTTLLVAGAAAGMSATFETPLAATMLAVELLLFEWRPRSLVPVALASAVAAILRVHWLGAGPLFQMPAIHGVRTVSVAIGALLLGMIVGLAAAVLSRIMYGFEDLFGAMRVHWMWWPAIGAVGIGIGGLFFPRGLGVGYDNIAELLRGNASTGLIVGILLAKSLMWAFSLGSGTSGGVLAPLLMIGGAIGAMAGHFAHATTEAQAFWALLGMGAMLAGSLGVPITAMLFSLELTHCLPALMPLMLACIAAYLVTALVMPRSILTEKLSRRGYHLTREYGVDPLELIIVRELMTEIQAPESADTNDLPEQYVYADTTCRGVAEQMATEGVTRLPVVDRMTHAVCGTVTLEDLLLGRRKAVTREQERLRLFGSLVPAKDE
- a CDS encoding Crp/Fnr family transcriptional regulator, which encodes MSAERMDLAAVLQRTPLLSSLSPAELGSLAARTVRKLLSAGELIFSEGEPCNGLHIIARGKVRIFKTSVSGREQVLAVNGAGESIAELPVFDGGPFPASAVALEDTEIAFISRRDFQAFCREHPEVALKVLAVVGGRLRRLVGIIEELSFTTIRQRLVSALVRLAESEGRKTARGIEFLLPASHQELANQLGTVRELVSRNLTRLHAEGLLDVDARQIIVKDLKGLHSLLDGSQ
- a CDS encoding universal stress protein; amino-acid sequence: MSNSKPVSAIPRKILSPIDFSAPSTTALATATDLARHFHAELVLVHVIPMLPPVSGADFFKETEYMRELQRDAEGRLRAMLAPILASGVTAESVVAVSGDTAGEILRVATAKDIDMIVIATHGMTGWRPMIFGSIAEKVVKLAHCPVLVIRAPNA
- a CDS encoding DUF542 domain-containing protein gives rise to the protein MSATVMSATATQTLREIAAEQPSAVNLFARFEIDLCTLADKSLAEACSELSLSLDQLLQKLDEAKATENGTAAAIDPSTLSLTRLIQHIVRRHHQGVRQELPELLRMAHKLVERRAEDSPELRQIEQLIEQLHRGLLKHIGKEEQVLFPVIADMEENSTLGSPSLHSHFKTLTHPVFVMAQEHEFTSAVYAEMRRATKDFELPAGACTTHQALFEGLRRYEVNLREHIRLENDFLFPRAIAMETELQGRR
- a CDS encoding TIGR04053 family radical SAM/SPASM domain-containing protein, which gives rise to MVDMNPLMHTTNFDERPFIAIWEVTQACDLACVHCRASAQPERHPSELTTEEGKQLIDQIASLQVPVFVLTGGDPIKRPDLFELIRHAREVGVRVSLTPSATPLLTREIIVRLKEAGLARLAVSMDGASAETHDAFRGMSGSFARTLDAIRWANEIGLPVQINTTFSRRNIGEIDAIVSLMEHLKITLWSVFFLVPTGRGKLNDLLSADEFEEVFARLYSLSKTASFDIKTTEAQHFRRYALQQRVRERKAGVSDSEDHAKALDTIGRAPRGLNDGKGFVFISHKGEVFPSGFLPMSAGSIRQQSLATIYRDSPLFKSLRDTSQLEGKCGACEFKEICGGSRSRAYALTGNPHSEEPCCSYVPKGYHQPAASLKKATTLHVLQGA
- a CDS encoding MarR family transcriptional regulator, which gives rise to MTKIDEENACSAQQLQVLAEFRHELRRFLHFSEQAAAEVNLQPQQHQLLLQIAGAPEGVAPTVAYAAERLGLRHNSVVELSNRCEEAGLIVRRQDPQDHRCVLLCLTPHGQHILADLSAHHARELNEFGPRLIQALKRIQAMDKPNLKNTKKASA
- a CDS encoding ROK family protein, whose product is MNSFSIGVDLGGTNLRIAAYTRAQERLESVAIPTRLEAGKYAVVQDMCNAIHEIARKLRGRLELVGVGVGSPGPLQLPSGKLYHLPNFPGWDGFELKIEIEKVLGMPVIIENDANAAALAELFHGSGKQRGVNSLCMLTLGTGVGNGIILNRRVWHGMAGMAGEAGHGPLEYDGPLCGCGGRGCLEQYASATAVSRMAKEAAEAGQSEEIARILATTGSISAHNVAQLADAGDEGARQVYVKVGKFLGISLSHLVNTLNLPLYVIGGGLASSWHLFAPTMFSVLLRDSYIYRLTAPRNEEDVDPQRTQIVPALLGPESGLLGAAMLPYAEMEMAVAVSS